From one Flavobacterium sp. N502536 genomic stretch:
- the metI gene encoding methionine ABC transporter permease MetI — protein sequence MSESIIELLLKGTWETIVMTFVSGFFGFLLGLPTGVLLFLTRKNQILEQPVLNRFLSVLVNVFRSIPFIILIVWMIPFTRGLVGTSIGVSAALVPLSIGAAPFIARLVENSLLGLPSGLIEAARALGATPLQIVFKVLLPEALPSLINAASITLITLVGYSAMGGAVGAGGLGQVGYQYGYIGYDAVTMNSVLALLVVLVFLIQFAGDALSKRFDHR from the coding sequence ATGTCTGAATCCATTATTGAATTATTATTGAAAGGTACCTGGGAAACGATAGTGATGACTTTTGTATCCGGTTTTTTTGGCTTTCTGTTGGGACTTCCAACGGGTGTTTTGCTTTTTTTGACACGAAAAAATCAAATTTTAGAACAGCCGGTATTGAATCGCTTTTTATCGGTTTTGGTGAATGTTTTTCGTTCGATTCCGTTTATCATTTTAATTGTATGGATGATTCCGTTTACCCGTGGGTTAGTAGGAACTTCTATAGGTGTAAGTGCGGCATTGGTTCCGCTTAGTATTGGAGCGGCTCCTTTTATTGCACGATTGGTAGAGAATAGTCTTTTGGGACTTCCTTCAGGATTAATTGAAGCAGCACGTGCCTTGGGGGCTACGCCTTTGCAAATTGTATTTAAAGTATTGCTTCCGGAAGCTTTGCCTTCCTTAATTAATGCGGCATCGATTACTTTAATCACACTTGTAGGATATTCTGCAATGGGTGGGGCTGTTGGAGCAGGAGGATTAGGACAGGTGGGATATCAGTACGGTTATATTGGTTATGATGCTGTAACAATGAACTCGGTTTTGGCTTTACTGGTGGTTCTGGTATTCCTGATTCAGTTTGCAGGTGATGCATTGTCTAAGCGATTTGATCATAGGTAA
- the metN gene encoding methionine ABC transporter ATP-binding protein MetN: MIELKNVTKNFHQKDRVVSALSDVSLRVPPGKIFGVIGTSGAGKSTLIRCVNLLERPTSGEIIVDGKSLMLLSNAQLAIERRQIGMIFQHFNLLSSRTVFENVAFPLELVGASKSEIKVRVLELLELVGLKEKANDYPASLSGGQKQRVAIARTLANNPKVLLCDEATSALDPATTRSILNLLKDINRRLNITVLLITHQMEVVKSICDEVAVISHGKLIEQGSVGEIFADPKHELTKEFIASSLHLDVPQVYQERLQKEDGEGLNPLLRLEMTGKSVNEPVISEVSRLFDTNFKIVSAQMDQAGEVNFGVMLIELSGKRENYDAAIQYFISKHIKTEIIGYV, translated from the coding sequence ATGATTGAATTAAAAAATGTCACTAAGAATTTTCATCAGAAAGACCGGGTAGTTTCGGCTTTGTCAGATGTTTCGCTTAGAGTTCCACCGGGGAAAATCTTTGGAGTAATAGGAACGTCGGGAGCGGGAAAAAGCACCTTAATTCGATGTGTGAATTTATTGGAAAGACCCACTTCGGGAGAAATTATTGTGGATGGAAAATCACTAATGTTATTATCAAACGCCCAGCTGGCAATTGAAAGAAGGCAAATTGGAATGATTTTTCAACATTTCAATTTACTTTCATCGCGTACGGTTTTTGAAAATGTAGCTTTTCCGCTGGAACTTGTGGGTGCTTCAAAATCAGAAATAAAGGTTCGTGTTTTAGAATTATTGGAATTGGTAGGCTTAAAAGAAAAGGCAAACGATTATCCCGCCAGTCTTTCGGGTGGTCAGAAACAAAGAGTTGCGATTGCGCGAACGCTGGCCAATAATCCGAAAGTACTGTTATGCGATGAGGCGACAAGTGCGCTGGATCCCGCAACAACAAGATCAATTTTAAACTTGCTGAAAGATATTAATCGACGTTTGAACATTACGGTTCTGCTCATTACACACCAAATGGAAGTAGTAAAATCGATTTGTGATGAAGTAGCGGTAATCAGTCATGGAAAATTAATAGAGCAGGGAAGTGTCGGGGAAATTTTTGCAGATCCGAAGCACGAACTGACAAAAGAATTTATTGCTTCGTCGTTGCATCTTGATGTTCCGCAGGTCTATCAGGAAAGACTGCAAAAGGAAGATGGTGAGGGGTTGAATCCGTTACTTAGACTTGAAATGACGGGGAAATCGGTTAATGAGCCTGTTATTTCTGAGGTTTCGCGTTTGTTTGATACGAATTTTAAGATTGTCAGCGCGCAAATGGATCAGGCAGGAGAAGTTAATTTTGGTGTGATGCTGATTGAATTGTCGGGTAAACGTGAAAATTACGATGCTGCGATCCAGTATTTTATTTCAAAACATATTAAAACAGAAATCATAGGTTATGTCTGA
- a CDS encoding cupin domain-containing protein, translating to MKTIPRRIVTGIRNGKSIIEKDALVSNVSEHFPGLIISDIWSTDSMPVRLNEEKVIENTAFPHTPQNGSYFRYVQIPPDASLGIVAAEGEPHPLMHQTDTLDYIVILSGEIYLIVDEGETLLQAGDIVVQRGTNHAWSNRSDLPCIQLAILLDALRF from the coding sequence ATGAAAACAATTCCGAGGAGGATCGTTACAGGAATACGAAATGGCAAATCGATAATAGAAAAGGATGCCCTGGTGTCTAATGTTTCAGAACATTTTCCGGGACTTATCATATCAGATATCTGGTCAACGGACAGTATGCCTGTTCGCTTAAATGAGGAGAAGGTTATTGAGAATACGGCTTTTCCTCATACGCCTCAAAACGGAAGTTACTTTCGTTATGTTCAGATTCCGCCGGATGCTTCTCTGGGTATTGTGGCAGCTGAAGGTGAACCACATCCTTTAATGCATCAAACGGATACGCTGGATTATATCGTTATCCTTTCGGGAGAAATTTATCTGATTGTTGATGAAGGTGAAACATTATTACAGGCTGGGGATATAGTGGTGCAAAGAGGAACAAATCATGCCTGGAGCAATCGTTCGGATTTGCCTTGTATTCAGTTGGCGATCTTATTGGATGCCTTAAGATTTTAG
- a CDS encoding quinone oxidoreductase family protein, whose translation MKAIVLDQKGEFRLEEISTPQPSENQVQVKIAAAGFNPIDYQMTENVMERKLVHSPVLGREFSGIVTEIGKNVTDFAIGDAVFCGSGSMGSNGTYAEFICIPSEILMHLPKNVSFEQAAAIPSAGLTALQCLNRMKAQTTDFIFVTGAAGGVGAMFIKLLLAKGYQNVIVMAGNENSVEALLAIGLTKKQIINYKEEDVYETALMLHNNQKFDFVVDLVGNAIALTAARLLKTNGVYADVTNFLTSESREVLFNKGATILNISNYAYGLEKRYDYYKNGLEQLASLLEQQLIAPPNIEVMGNLEVTTVLKAHAVLRENRTNGKKLIMQINPL comes from the coding sequence ATGAAAGCAATTGTTTTAGATCAAAAAGGAGAATTCCGGTTGGAGGAAATCAGTACTCCACAGCCATCCGAAAATCAGGTTCAGGTAAAAATTGCCGCTGCGGGTTTTAATCCAATCGATTATCAGATGACCGAAAATGTTATGGAACGTAAATTAGTGCATTCGCCGGTATTAGGACGGGAGTTTTCGGGGATCGTAACGGAAATTGGAAAGAACGTGACAGATTTTGCAATTGGGGATGCCGTTTTTTGTGGTTCGGGAAGTATGGGATCAAATGGTACCTATGCCGAGTTTATTTGTATTCCTTCGGAAATTTTGATGCACTTACCCAAGAATGTTTCGTTTGAACAGGCTGCTGCAATTCCTTCGGCAGGACTTACTGCGCTACAATGTTTGAATCGTATGAAAGCTCAAACTACAGATTTTATATTCGTAACCGGAGCAGCAGGCGGAGTAGGTGCAATGTTTATAAAACTGCTTTTGGCGAAGGGATATCAAAATGTTATTGTTATGGCCGGAAATGAAAATAGTGTTGAAGCATTGCTGGCAATTGGTTTGACTAAAAAACAAATCATTAATTACAAAGAAGAGGATGTCTACGAAACGGCTTTGATGCTCCATAACAATCAGAAGTTTGATTTTGTAGTTGATTTGGTGGGAAATGCTATTGCTCTTACAGCAGCCCGACTGCTAAAAACAAATGGCGTTTATGCAGATGTAACGAATTTTTTGACTTCGGAATCGCGTGAAGTGCTTTTTAATAAAGGTGCAACGATTCTCAATATTTCAAACTATGCCTACGGCCTTGAAAAAAGGTATGATTATTATAAAAATGGACTGGAGCAGTTGGCTTCCCTGTTGGAACAGCAGTTAATTGCACCGCCAAATATTGAAGTAATGGGCAATTTAGAAGTTACAACAGTTTTGAAAGCACACGCTGTGCTTCGCGAAAACAGAACGAATGGAAAGAAATTAATCATGCAAATCAACCCACTATGA
- a CDS encoding winged helix-turn-helix transcriptional regulator gives MAKIKDNGTLREANCSEELMAMRDSLDVLGGKWKLMILRFLTNRTHQIIHFKKMQREIEGISAKMLSKELKELETNLLISRTEQQTKPAMVVYAVTEYGKSVLPVTETLVQWGLNHREKIIETISK, from the coding sequence ATGGCAAAAATTAAGGATAACGGAACGCTTCGCGAAGCCAATTGCTCAGAAGAACTAATGGCAATGCGCGATAGTCTCGATGTACTGGGCGGAAAATGGAAACTGATGATTTTACGTTTTTTAACCAACCGTACCCATCAGATTATTCATTTTAAAAAAATGCAACGCGAAATTGAAGGTATCTCGGCCAAAATGTTAAGCAAAGAGCTAAAAGAGCTCGAAACCAATTTGCTTATTTCCAGAACTGAACAGCAAACCAAGCCCGCTATGGTCGTATACGCTGTTACAGAATATGGAAAATCTGTGCTGCCAGTTACTGAAACTTTGGTGCAATGGGGTTTAAATCACCGTGAAAAAATAATTGAAACCATAAGTAAATAA
- a CDS encoding PQQ-dependent sugar dehydrogenase: MKNTKSIAVLSALLFTFLSCSNDKEVVTDPGTITNPVEGNPANTTYKPAFAGQTRTNGVQTNTPYEAKVITSALTSPWGVKSLPDGRLLITQKTGTMRIVTTAGVVSDPITGIPAVNAGGQGGLLGLCLDPEFATNRMIYWVFSEATGGGNNTAVAKGKLSANEKTIEGVTVIYRAKPANASTLHYGGRILFDKTGNLVVSTGERSVLETRPLAQSLTSGLGKVLRITKEGQAASGNPVFTQAGALAELYSYGHRNPQGLALHPVSGEIWLSEHGPRGGDEINRLKAGANYGWPTITYGIEYGGDKIGAGIQQQDGMEQPVYYWDPVVSPSGMTFYTGNRVPEWQNNLFIGALSGMHIVRLAIDNNKVVGEERLLVSENQRFRDITQGNDGALYAVTDGGRLYKIDKK, encoded by the coding sequence ATGAAAAATACAAAATCTATTGCGGTTCTTTCGGCACTTTTGTTCACTTTTCTGAGCTGTTCAAATGACAAAGAAGTTGTAACCGATCCGGGCACTATTACAAATCCTGTCGAGGGGAATCCTGCCAATACGACTTATAAACCTGCTTTTGCGGGACAAACCCGTACCAATGGTGTTCAAACAAACACGCCTTATGAGGCAAAGGTAATTACGAGTGCACTTACAAGTCCGTGGGGCGTTAAAAGTCTTCCGGACGGCCGTTTGCTGATCACGCAAAAAACAGGTACGATGCGTATTGTTACTACTGCGGGAGTAGTGAGTGATCCGATTACGGGTATTCCTGCGGTTAATGCCGGAGGGCAGGGAGGTTTGCTAGGATTGTGTTTAGATCCTGAATTTGCAACCAATCGAATGATTTACTGGGTTTTCTCGGAAGCAACAGGAGGAGGAAACAACACAGCGGTAGCCAAAGGAAAATTATCTGCCAATGAAAAAACAATCGAAGGGGTGACAGTCATTTATAGAGCAAAACCAGCCAATGCAAGCACGCTTCATTACGGTGGACGTATTTTATTTGATAAAACAGGTAATTTGGTGGTTAGTACCGGCGAACGTTCGGTTTTAGAGACACGACCTTTGGCGCAATCTCTTACCTCAGGCCTTGGTAAGGTGCTGAGAATTACAAAAGAGGGGCAGGCAGCATCCGGAAATCCTGTATTTACTCAGGCCGGAGCACTAGCTGAATTGTATTCCTACGGACACAGAAATCCACAGGGACTGGCACTACACCCGGTTAGTGGAGAAATTTGGCTGTCGGAACACGGGCCACGTGGGGGTGACGAAATCAACCGCTTAAAGGCTGGAGCAAATTACGGATGGCCTACCATTACATACGGAATTGAATATGGAGGAGATAAAATTGGAGCCGGAATCCAGCAGCAAGACGGCATGGAACAGCCGGTTTATTATTGGGATCCGGTAGTTTCACCAAGTGGTATGACATTTTACACGGGGAATCGGGTTCCTGAATGGCAGAATAATCTTTTTATTGGGGCTTTAAGCGGTATGCATATTGTTCGTCTTGCCATAGACAATAATAAGGTTGTGGGTGAAGAAAGACTATTAGTATCAGAAAATCAGCGATTCAGAGATATTACCCAAGGAAATGATGGTGCTTTGTATGCGGTTACGGATGGCGGTAGACTGTATAAAATTGATAAAAAATAA
- a CDS encoding FadR/GntR family transcriptional regulator, giving the protein MKTLIQKKSLAEEVASKIQEQITMGHYKINEKLPIEAELMKSFGVGRSSIREAMKILANSGFLRIQQGVGTFVEQLTSNREPMDQRIMRANVQDLDEVRQILEMKIAEKAAINRTNDDIAAMQEHLHNRLIAAKQGNLEECVEADIQFHIAIAKASKNEILADLYKSASVHLKKGFLHLYTDTKIFEETSAVHHQLLENIIAQDPKKAWNTVAKIIGHINY; this is encoded by the coding sequence ATGAAAACTCTTATCCAAAAAAAATCGCTTGCAGAAGAAGTTGCTTCAAAAATTCAGGAGCAAATTACCATGGGTCATTATAAAATTAATGAAAAATTACCCATTGAGGCTGAGTTGATGAAAAGTTTTGGTGTTGGTCGTTCGTCTATACGAGAAGCCATGAAAATCCTTGCCAACTCGGGCTTTTTGCGCATTCAGCAAGGTGTGGGTACTTTTGTAGAACAACTTACGAGCAATCGCGAACCAATGGATCAGCGTATCATGCGCGCCAATGTTCAGGATCTTGATGAAGTGAGACAAATACTGGAAATGAAAATTGCTGAAAAAGCGGCCATTAACAGAACGAATGACGATATCGCAGCCATGCAAGAACATTTACACAACAGATTGATTGCCGCTAAACAAGGTAATTTAGAAGAATGTGTTGAAGCCGACATCCAATTTCATATTGCCATCGCCAAAGCTTCAAAAAATGAAATTCTTGCCGACTTGTATAAATCAGCGTCCGTACATCTTAAAAAAGGTTTTTTACACCTTTATACCGACACCAAAATATTCGAGGAAACGTCGGCTGTACACCATCAACTTTTAGAAAATATTATTGCACAGGATCCTAAAAAAGCCTGGAACACTGTTGCAAAAATTATCGGACATATCAATTACTAA
- a CDS encoding MFS transporter translates to MKTETTFTNTLAGSKQLAQQTVFSILFTISFTHFINDMLQAVIPAVYPILKTKFSLTFTEVGLITLTYQLTASILQPFIGFYTDKKPRPYSLAIGMGFTLVGLAAVAVASSFVNILLAVSLIGIGSSIFHPESSRVAHLASGGKKGLAQSIFQLGGNAGSAIGPLLAAIIVVPYGQFNIIWFCLAAIVGIVILSGIAKWYQEHLNLKALNKSAVTEEKPHSLSKQKVIFSLGILLVLIFSKYFYMASMTSYYTFYLIDKFHLSVQESQIYLFAFLGAVAAGTLFGGALGDRFGRKYIIWISILGVAPFTLLLPYVSLFWTGILSVIIGLIISSAFSAILVYATELVPGKVGLIAGLFFGLAFGMGGLGSAVLGKLADTTSIEYVFKICAFLPLIGVLTSLLPNIEGKKGKQ, encoded by the coding sequence ATGAAAACAGAAACTACTTTTACCAATACATTAGCCGGATCGAAGCAATTGGCCCAGCAAACCGTTTTCTCTATTTTATTTACCATCAGTTTTACGCATTTTATCAACGATATGCTTCAGGCTGTTATTCCTGCGGTATATCCTATTTTAAAAACCAAATTCAGTCTGACCTTTACCGAGGTGGGGCTTATCACGCTGACTTATCAGCTTACCGCCTCTATCCTACAGCCTTTTATTGGTTTTTATACCGACAAAAAACCACGCCCCTATTCCTTAGCAATTGGTATGGGGTTTACTCTTGTGGGTCTGGCAGCAGTAGCTGTGGCTTCAAGTTTTGTTAATATTTTACTTGCCGTAAGTTTAATTGGTATCGGCTCTTCTATATTTCATCCTGAATCTTCACGTGTTGCCCATTTGGCTTCGGGAGGAAAAAAAGGTCTTGCCCAATCGATTTTTCAACTGGGAGGAAATGCCGGAAGTGCCATCGGACCTTTGCTGGCTGCTATAATCGTGGTTCCTTACGGGCAGTTTAACATTATCTGGTTTTGCTTAGCCGCGATTGTGGGTATTGTAATCCTTTCCGGTATTGCCAAATGGTATCAGGAACATTTGAATCTTAAAGCTTTAAACAAATCGGCTGTTACAGAAGAAAAACCTCATTCGCTTTCCAAACAAAAAGTTATATTTTCTTTAGGGATTTTACTGGTTCTAATCTTTTCAAAGTACTTTTATATGGCCAGTATGACAAGCTATTATACCTTTTATCTGATCGATAAATTTCACTTGTCTGTTCAGGAATCACAAATTTATCTTTTTGCTTTTCTTGGTGCAGTAGCTGCAGGAACGCTGTTTGGCGGGGCATTAGGAGACCGTTTTGGGCGAAAATATATTATTTGGATTTCTATTTTAGGAGTTGCGCCTTTCACGCTATTATTGCCTTATGTTTCGCTTTTCTGGACTGGAATTTTATCGGTGATTATTGGTTTAATTATCTCATCCGCTTTCTCAGCCATTCTGGTTTACGCGACAGAACTTGTTCCGGGTAAAGTAGGTTTAATTGCCGGGCTTTTCTTTGGACTGGCCTTTGGTATGGGAGGATTAGGTTCTGCTGTACTGGGAAAATTAGCCGATACTACAAGCATTGAATATGTGTTTAAAATTTGTGCTTTTTTACCCCTGATAGGAGTTTTGACCAGTTTACTTCCTAACATCGAAGGAAAAAAAGGAAAACAGTAG